A DNA window from Leopardus geoffroyi isolate Oge1 chromosome A1, O.geoffroyi_Oge1_pat1.0, whole genome shotgun sequence contains the following coding sequences:
- the LOC123598117 gene encoding olfactory receptor 2T8-like — protein MKNGNTTSYFILLGLFNHTEAKQFLFVMVVTTSFASLVGNAFMIFLIHQDARLHTPMYFLLSQLSLMDMMLVSTIVPKMVTDYLTGEKFISPAGCGLQIFFFITLGGGECFLLAAMSYDRYVAVCHPLRYPILMNWQLCLRMTLGSWVLGAADGLMQAAATLSFPFCDAHEINHFFCEAPTLVGLACADTFVFEYVMYVCCVLMLLVPFSLILVSYSLILAAVLQMHSREARKKPFATCSSHLSVVGLFYGAAIFTYMQPKSYRSAHHDKVVSVFYTIFTPVLNPLIYSLRNREVKLALRKCLGQCSALSHD, from the coding sequence ATGAAAAACGGGAACACCACCTCATATTTCATTCTCCTAGGACTCTTTAACCACACAGAAGccaaacaatttctttttgtgATGGTTGTGACAACTTCCTTCGCCTCCCTAGTGGGCAATGCCTTCATGATCTTCTTGATTCATCAAGATGCCCGACTccacacacccatgtacttcCTACTGAGTCAACTCTCCCTCATGGACATGATGCTGGTTTCCACCATTGTGCCCAAAATGGTTACTGACTACTTGACTGGAGAGAAGTTCATCTCCCCTGCCGGCTGTGGGTTGCAGATCTTCTTTTTTATCACTTTGGGAGGGGGCGAGTGCTTCCTCTTAGCAGCCATGTCCTATGACCGGTATGTGGCTGTTTGCCACCCACTGCGATACCCCATCCTCATGAACTGGCAATTATGCCTGAGAATGACTCTGGGGTCTTGGGTCCTGGGGGCAGCTGATGGGCTCATGCAGGCTGCTGCTACCCTGAGTTTTCCATTTTGCGATGCACATGAGATCAATCATTTCTTCTGTGAGGCCCCTACTCTGGTGGGTTTAGCTTGTGCTGACACGTTTGTCTTTGAGTATGTGATGTACGTATGCTGTGTGTTAATGCTCCTGGtcccattttctctcattctggtTTCCTATAGTCTCATCCTTGCTGCAGTTCTCCAGATGCATTCTAGAGAAGCCCGCAAAAAGCCTTTTGCCACCTGCTCCTCACATCTTTCTGTGGTGGGACTCTTTTATGGAGCTGCAATTTTTACCTATATGCAACCCAAATCCTACAGGTCAGCTCATCATGATAAAGTAGTGTCAGTGTTCTATACTATCTTCACCCCTGTACTCAATCCCCTCATCTACAGTCTGAGGAACAGAGAAGTCAAGTTAGCCCTGAGAAAATGTCTGGGTCAGTGTTCTGCCTTAAGCCATGACTAA